A window of the Proteus terrae subsp. cibarius genome harbors these coding sequences:
- the yacG gene encoding DNA gyrase inhibitor YacG, with product MSEELIVKCPTCQTEVVWNESSPYRPFCSKRCQLIDLGEWADESKRIPSQSDINDSDDWSEAPQQEPKYF from the coding sequence ATGAGCGAAGAATTAATTGTAAAATGTCCAACCTGTCAAACAGAAGTTGTTTGGAATGAAAGTAGCCCTTATCGCCCTTTTTGTAGTAAGCGTTGCCAACTTATTGATTTAGGCGAATGGGCTGATGAATCAAAACGCATTCCAAGCCAAAGCGATATTAATGACAGCGATGATTGGAGTGAAGCGCCACAACAAGAGCCTAAATACTTTTAA